One Tursiops truncatus isolate mTurTru1 unplaced genomic scaffold, mTurTru1.mat.Y mat_scaffold_131_arrow_ctg1, whole genome shotgun sequence genomic window, TGAAGGTGTGTGCAGGAGTGAGAGAGGGAACAGCCCAAGAAGTAGGTACAAACCTCAGAGAGTGTTTTGTCAGAGAAGAAGCTGTTTCtctaagaaagagagaaactttcTCTATGGAAGAGAGGATTTGAAGCAAGAGTAAATGGTCACAACTCATGTGTCTAAAGTTTCTGAGAGGTCAGCAATGATGAGGTTTGGAAATTGCGGTTGATTTACAACACCGAGGTTATCAGCACTCTTTGAGGGCTTAGCTAGTGGAGGAATTAAAGCCAGATATATGTATACCCTTTAATCCAGAAATTCTAATAATTTATGCCCAATAGCAGTGTGTAAATATGTTCACCAAAGAACGTGTATAAGAATATTCATAATACCACTATTGATAACagccaaaggcaggaaaaatccAAAGAACCAGTTAAGCAGGTAGCTAAATAAATTCTGGTATGTTCATACAGCAATGAGAACAAACAAACTAAACTGTATACAACATGGATGACTGTTAGAAATCTGGTATTAAGAAAAGAATCCAGATAGAAAAAATCCAAGCTATACTATTTTAGTTGTATAATGTTCAGAAATGGGCAAAACCAATCTATATATGGGACTGTGGTTTCCTTGGAAGGATGGTAGTGacctgaaggggaaaaaacaggGTTTCTGAAGAGCAAAACCAAGCAAGAAAGAGCAGCAGACCCAGCTTCAGTCTCTGGGAGCTCATGAATTGTTCAAATGAAGCTTCACAAAGTCCCTTTTTTAACACAAGGACAGACTTGGGGTTCAGTATGACAAGCATCAACTATAGCAACACAGGTTGCAACAGGGAAGTCATTGAGGTTTGGGGTCTTTCAGGTTTTTCTAATCACGTACAAGAGATCCAACATTAGTTGACTGCCATTTTCCAATCAGATATATCCCATGTCCATAAATTCTAGTTTATTTGCAATGAATAATCTAGAAATACCCTGGGTGTCCTGCTAAGGTCATTCTGGATAAGAAGTTAGTACGGAACAACTCCTAAAAACTCCTCTTTACTTTTCAAGTATAAATGAGATTACTGTGTACACAAAGGGGTCAGCTCAGGAAACCCCAAAGGCCTCAGGTGACCTCAGAGGAAGCAGAAAACAAGTTACAGGCACACTGTTAATGCATTCCTTCCCAGAtggcatttacttatttattggctAAATAATCTGATGGAGATATTAGAAATATTAGAGTTATGTGAcaatcaagaaaatttaaaaaggcgATTATGATTAGACAGCTCATTGATTAAGGAGACGGGATATGATCTGGGGGATGTTAGGGATCAAGTAGAGACTAGTGACCGTGATTTTACAACGGCTCCAGTTTGAGCTGGTATGCATGTTATCCAAAACATTCTAGAAGATTTCTCAGACTTTCAAAGTACAAATAGATTGAAATAATTGTTAAACAAGATAGGTCATTGATTATTTTCGGtctggtgtttttaaaaatttttgctaaCTTTTGGGAATCCTCCTTTGAGTACCTCTCGCCAATACCGCTTCCTGCACCAGATTCTAAGATACATTTTTCCTGCTTCAAATCTTGGATTTATTCCCTTGTAAACTACTTACatctattttcttcattaaaagttGTCCCTAAAGACCTTACTTACTTCCAATACATTTTACGAAATTTAAGTGTTTAGTTAATTACTTCATGACTTGGCTACATAAGTCTAtcgtggtctctctctctccttctccctgacacacacacagacacacacacgcacgcacgcacgcacgcgcgcgcacacacacacacacttatgctTTCTGATCTGGAAAGTTGTTCTGTATTGGGATCATTGTTTTTTGTATAGTAGGGATAGAAAATCCTTACACAAGGaagaatatctttctatttgGAATTCCAGATGAAAACATATCCACCAGGTTAATTGCCACCTAATATCACCACACAATAGCACAGAGACATTACTCTTTCAGATGTTATATTACAGCTACTGTGAACATATGTGGTACAGAATTGTCTGAAATTGAGGCCATCTGGAGTCATTAGGAGCTAAACTGTAAAGCAAAGCCTTGATGTAAAAGAATATTGTGTTACAGGAAAAATATGAGTGTTTAGTAGTTGTAGAGTGAAAATGTGCTATACTCCAGGGTCACAGAAATGATCAGGGAGCCCATACCAGAAAGACTAAAGGTAAATTCCTATTCACCTCCTGGGAATTATCAAGGAAATCATCAAATACCTGTGTGTTCATTCCAGCATTATTTGTTACTGTGAGTAAAACAATCTAAACAGCTACTAAGACAGAATTTGccaaaaaagtattataaaaatcatacattgggggcttccctggtggcgcagtggttgagaatctgcctgctaatgcaggggacaagggttcgagccctggtctgggaggatcccacgtgccgcggagcaactaggcccgtgagccacaactactgagcctgcgcgtctggagcctgtgctccgcaacaggagaggccgtgatagtgaagaggcccgcgcaccgcgatgaagagtggcccctgcttgccacaactagagaaagccctcgcacagaaacgaagacccaacacagcaaaaataaattaattaataaactcctacccccaacatcttcttaaagaaaaaaatcatacattggAATATCATCATTAGAATGTGTGATTTTTGATCTGTAAATAATGCTGGGCAaataataatttcacaatatacTGTTGGGTAAAAACGCAGAATGGAAAACATCCTATAAGATGTGATTCTGTAGCAGAGTTTTTCCTGACTAGTAGAGTTTTTgagttgttctgttttgttttgagtatTACTTCTTTGGATATTCTATTTTATCTGCATTAAACATGCATATAGAGAATGTGATCAGGTAATGGGGCTCGTTCTGAGCAAACTGAAGAGCTTCATTCCTCCTTGGTGTCAAGACTTGTGGTGACATTTATTCTGTGTCCATCATTCCAAGTCAGTCATGGCACAGCATGAGACAATGGGACAGGGAGAGTCCAAGAAGTGCCATTTAACAGATACTTCAGATCTAACATAATGACAAGACTTAGTCAGCAATGCATGAATATTTGTGCAGTGAACCTGAAAGTCTAACAATTCAGGTGCAGATTTGGACAAatattactgaatttttttaaaccaaatcaCTTGCTCTAATATAATCaccataaaaaaattttaaatattttttggcaAATGATCTACTTCAAGATGAAGAATTGAAGATAAAGATGCTTTTGATGAATGACACTTTTAGATATGTTCTCTGAGCCAGAGCGATAGCATTTTCCTTAGAGTGAGGTTTCCACTTCTAACTCCCCTGCCCCGCTGACACGGCCCCACCTTCTCCTGTCCTTACCGAGAATCTCACTAAGGTTTTCATAGCTGGGGGACACCTCACGTTGAGATCTGAGGTTTCTGTGGGGTTCCCACAGGGACCTGGATCACTGTGGTCTCTCAGAGCACAGAAATACACTGCTGAGTCCCCAGGCTGCAAGGCTGTGATGGTGAGGCTGATGGAACTGGCCGTTTTCTGGAAGTCCAAAAACTACCGACCCTCTGTTGTATTCACTCATTGTAAGACTCCTGATGAATAAGGAAAATCATTTCCCTACTTGGTGTTTGTTTGTACCAGAATAAATAATAACTATAACTACTAGATTCATAGACACAATCCAAGGTTacatcttctttctccagcaTAGAGATTTCTGGctggtcttttgtttttcaatttgtttttttttaagaagatgttgggggtaggagtttagtaattaatttatttatttttgctgtgttgggtcttcgtttctgtgcgagggctttctctagttgtggcaagggggggccactcttcatcgcggtgcacgggcatctcactatcgctgcctctcttgttacggagcacaggctccagacgcgcaggctcagtagttgtggctcacgggcctagttgctccgcggtatgtgggatcctcacagactggggctcgaacccctgttccctgtattagcaggcagattctcaaccactgcaccaccaggcaagacCCTGGCTGTTCTTGAGTGACATTCTGGGCTGTGATGGATCctggggagaagaaaaaattttatatatataatatatatggagagagacagacagagagacagagggaaagaatTAGGCTGATTCTCCTGGTGGAACCCCGAGGGCTGCAAGGGACAAACAGGACTAAGACTTCTAATTCCTCTACCCATTACTCAACTCTCCTACACACCACCAGACAATAATAACCTGCCCTACCCCCAAACATGGGAGCTGAGTGGAGCTGAGTTGAGCTGAGTTGAGCTGAGTCTGTTTATGGCCATCCTTACCAGCCTTACCAAGGCGGACAGAGGCTATGACAACTCTCACCAGGCCAGGGAACCCCATATTGGAAGCTCTTCCTCTGAGTGAAATGTGCTGTGTTCTGTCTCAGATTCAGGTCTAAATGCCTGCCCTGTGCCTGACAGGGCACGTGCACAAGTACTGAAGTGCCCTGTGCCTGACAGGGCACGTGCACAAGTACTGAAATGTGAGATGCTTCTGCACCAGAACAGGAAATGTAACTTGCTGCTATCAGTTTGCCTGTGGCACATCATGGCTTGTTGACCTGGTTGGTGAAGCTAACCTGCCTATTTAGACTTTATTGTAATTAAGTTGACAACAGTTATATCAGTGCTGCAGCCATTTGCCGTATTCAGCCAATGCATCTAGTATAGACATAAGTTTTATGAGTAATACAATTTGTTATGATTATGGTGACTTCTGAGAACAAATAGTCATCCATGGTTTTGTATGGCTTTTCTTGGCCTGCAGCCAGACTCTACAGTGAAATAAGCTCACAGATTCTTCTTCCAGACAGGAAGATCAAACTATTTACCCTCAGTCATcataacttttcttccttcactccAAGGCATTGGTTCCTGGGGAAATTTACATTGGATAAAGTTCCTTGTCTGCTTAATGCTATCACAGCAAGTTTCCTGGTGGACAAAATTTGTCCAGCTGTACGTGTCTAATGCCAATCAATAGTCAGTCTGTGCTAGAAACACCTTGCTTTCAAGTATCCCATCCTATAgtcaaaatgaatgcaaaatcACCAGACCATGCATTCCTAGTTCCTTATATCAAAAATGTAGCCATTCAAAAATCACAAATGCCTTTTCATCCCACTGCTGCAGCAGCTCTGGCTCATTTCACTGAGAGCAGCGCCTCAACAGCGTTACGTCTCAGCCGCGTGAAAATTTGTGTATGATTTGCTTGGCATCCCTGTGCTGATTTATGATTGTGATTCAGCTGATGCAGCTTTTAGTCAtctattccttttctcttccctaaatgaatatattaatatcGTGACATCTAACATCCATCTTACATTAAGAGAAAATAGATGTTTTTGAAAGTCAGTCTAGAGAAGGGAGGAGTCTTTCTGGCTGAACAGGGACACTTCTGGGGATCATAGCTTGGGTTTTCTTTAAGACTGACATCCACCCTATTCTCCCTGAAGGACAAGTCCCAACCTCCTGGGTTTCTAGGAATTAGATCTGAACttgatttattttcctgaaaagcTCTAAATAAACTAAACACTGCCCAAGGAGAGAATATACCTCTTCCTCCCAAGGCTGCTCACTTCAGCCCTCCTGTTCCCCTTGGGTTTGTGTTCAGCTCCCCCTGCAGCTCCTCTCACCGTGTCACTCAGAGCACAGTAGTACACAGCCGAGTCTGATGCTTGCATTGAGGGTTTCTGCAGGTGGAAGGAGCTGTCACTCGTAACAAGAGTGGCCTGAAAACCTTGATGCTCTGCCCTCTGGTTTGCCTTCGAGCCCTTCAGGAGGAGTTGAAGAGCTTTGTTGAGATACTGGACGTACCAGAAAAGATAGATATTTGAACCAGAGGTCTGGTAAGTGCAGTGCAGGGTCCTAGGCGCCCCCTCTGAGACAGTCACTGGGCCTTCTGTCTGGTTCACTGAGTCTCCATTGGTCCCTCCTACAAGAGAATCACTTTTTTATGTTATAAATGGACAGAAGGAGAGTTTTCAGccagagaagaaaactaaaagtTACCCATAattataggaaaatgaaaaatcatgAACATTTAGGATAAAATGTTACTTACTGAATATTAAGAAGGTCACAAGAACAGAGTGAGTGGCAGAAAACATGTTGGCAACGGTCCTTGCTCCCTAGGATACACCAAATCTAATGGGGCTAGTTTGCAGCTGAATATTATAAAAACTCCTCACTTAGAAACTGAGAGCCCCTTTCTGCACAGCAACAGTAATCTGTCTTGTGGCTACAAAGTAAACAAGTCAAACCAGCACCTGAATAAAAAGAGGAACCACATTTGTAGGAAACCCCGCCCTCTGGTGTTCATCCTGAAAATTGCACCACAGCTATATCTGCTTGAGGCATAGACAAAGGAGGATGGGACAGGACTCAGAAGAGAGCTCTAAACACGAGCATGCTTAGGGAAATATTCAGTTGCTGCTTCCATCATTTTCTGCATGGTACAAGTATCTCTAGCTACCCAAATAATCCCAGGCAGAATTTTTAACTGGAATAGTCAGAGGTCT contains:
- the LOC117310704 gene encoding uncharacterized protein translates to MFSATHSVLVTFLIFRGTNGDSVNQTEGPVTVSEGAPRTLHCTYQTSGSNIYLFWYVQYLNKALQLLLKGSKANQRAEHQGFQATLVTSDSSFHLQKPSMQASDSAVYYCALSDTKTASSISLTITALQPGDSAVYFCALRDHSDPGPCGNPTETSDLNVRCPPAMKTLVRFSVRTGEGLKGNDVFIIGVLHTLDVAHEYNWMVSNYLFLFIFTIAITCSASLYIFNFQSSDLVLG